Proteins from one Panthera leo isolate Ple1 chromosome D1, P.leo_Ple1_pat1.1, whole genome shotgun sequence genomic window:
- the SIRT3 gene encoding NAD-dependent protein deacetylase sirtuin-3, mitochondrial isoform X4, protein MARWVRPALCALRLWGPAVAGIPASKLVEAHGSFASATCTVCRRPFPGKDVWAEVMVDRIPRCPVCTGIVKPDIVFFGETLPQRFLLHVVDFPMADVLLILGTSLEVEPFASLSEAVRSSVPRLLINRDLVGPFAWRPRSRDVVQLGDMVHSVERLVELLGWTEELQDLMRQEAEKLNGWDR, encoded by the exons TGGCTGGCATCCCTGCCTCCAAGCTGGTTGAAGCTCACGGATCCTTTGCCTCTGCCACGTGCACTGTCTGCCGAAGGCCCTTCCCAGGGAAGGACGTTTGG GCCGAAGTGATGGTGGACAGGATCCCCCGCTGTCCAGTCTGCACTGGCATCGTGAAGCCCGACATCGTGTTCTTTGGGGAGACGCTGCCCCAGAGGTTCTTGCTACATGTGGTTGATTTCCCCATGGCAGATGTGCTGCTTATCCTCGGGACCTCCCTGGAG GTAGAACCTTTTGCCAGCTTGTCTGAGGCCGTGCGGAGCTCGGTGCCCCGACTGCTCATCAACCGGGACCTGGTGGGGCCCTTTGCTTGGCGTCCTCGCAGCAGGGACGTGGTCCAGCTAGGGGATATGGTTCACAGCGTGGAAAGGCTGGTGGAGCTTCTGGGCTGGACAGAAGAGTTGCAGGACCTCATGCGGCAGGAAGCCGAGAAG CTCAATGGATGGGACAGATAG
- the SIRT3 gene encoding NAD-dependent protein deacetylase sirtuin-3, mitochondrial isoform X5, with protein MVDRIPRCPVCTGIVKPDIVFFGETLPQRFLLHVVDFPMADVLLILGTSLEVEPFASLSEAVRSSVPRLLINRDLVGPFAWRPRSRDVVQLGDMVHSVERLVELLGWTEELQDLMRQEAEKLNGWDR; from the exons ATGGTGGACAGGATCCCCCGCTGTCCAGTCTGCACTGGCATCGTGAAGCCCGACATCGTGTTCTTTGGGGAGACGCTGCCCCAGAGGTTCTTGCTACATGTGGTTGATTTCCCCATGGCAGATGTGCTGCTTATCCTCGGGACCTCCCTGGAG GTAGAACCTTTTGCCAGCTTGTCTGAGGCCGTGCGGAGCTCGGTGCCCCGACTGCTCATCAACCGGGACCTGGTGGGGCCCTTTGCTTGGCGTCCTCGCAGCAGGGACGTGGTCCAGCTAGGGGATATGGTTCACAGCGTGGAAAGGCTGGTGGAGCTTCTGGGCTGGACAGAAGAGTTGCAGGACCTCATGCGGCAGGAAGCCGAGAAG CTCAATGGATGGGACAGATAG